The Aggregatilinea lenta genome includes a region encoding these proteins:
- a CDS encoding trypsin-like peptidase domain-containing protein produces the protein MLRRNTRLFTLLCALVLVGLLAGLGLPLLPLVRGHAQSDAPPVELNEETLKRATVFVMQTYQNLGEPIISCIGSGTLVSADGLILTNAHTALSSDTCRSDRLVVAVTVRLDEPPVPTYTAEVVNANLGTDLAVLRINGYLDGRLITAGTLQLPYVTLGDSSTVSLDDTITIIGYPTMGDDPVSVARGTVSGFTAEARMGDHAWIRSSVVVQGTMSGGGAYDRNGTLIGIPTIAPLQPSAPAAECRSIQDTNQDGRIDRTDGCVPVGGFISALRPAGMARGMIRAAALGIRQGENAAPTTTQASDAQPSFSRLFFSTRVNEADQPANVVSSVPSGTTSLYLFFDYDNMTDGTVYELRVTIDENTSDTYSLPATTWSGGGTGLWYIGSASMSWPNGVYFFRLFIEGREAASQSITVGGSAQENPAFSDLVFGLPNTDQSALEGTNYVLPEGSAVQARFNYRSMQPGTAWTYRWFYGRQEIARGDESWDGDVQGTRIITAAADFIPGQYRLELYLNNTLSATADFVIAGGASGTSTTIFDDFRFSTENALSTDAAIVARTEFQSGISALYAFFDWHLMAPGTLWTRRWTVDSEVMYEVTEPWTAPSDGENFFVSLTSDTTLPDATYGLEIWIANVQLLTVTARVGLGQLPVDTFASAEGVQMSGHIYDAETGQGVPGAMFIVLEPEFSVEDFTWDQTQVLGSSMADSEGRFQIPVLLPRGTEDEPVLYSVLVQAEGYLPVSADGIEVNDTTPSPVDLTIRLTRR, from the coding sequence ATGCTGCGAAGAAACACTCGCTTGTTTACCCTGCTGTGCGCGCTGGTCCTGGTCGGGCTGTTGGCCGGGTTGGGCCTGCCGCTGCTGCCGCTCGTCCGGGGCCATGCCCAGTCGGACGCGCCGCCCGTCGAGCTGAACGAAGAGACGCTCAAGCGCGCCACCGTCTTCGTGATGCAGACTTACCAGAACCTCGGTGAGCCGATCATCTCGTGCATCGGCTCCGGCACGCTGGTCAGCGCGGACGGGCTGATCCTGACCAACGCCCACACCGCCCTGTCGAGCGACACCTGCCGCTCCGACCGGCTGGTGGTCGCCGTGACCGTCCGGCTGGACGAGCCGCCCGTGCCGACCTACACCGCCGAGGTCGTGAATGCCAACCTGGGCACGGACCTCGCCGTACTGCGCATCAACGGCTACCTCGACGGGCGGTTGATCACGGCGGGCACGCTGCAACTGCCCTACGTCACGCTCGGCGACTCGTCCACCGTCAGCCTCGACGACACGATCACCATCATCGGCTATCCCACGATGGGTGACGACCCGGTGAGCGTGGCGCGTGGCACGGTCAGCGGCTTCACCGCCGAGGCGCGCATGGGCGACCACGCCTGGATCCGCAGCAGCGTCGTCGTGCAGGGCACGATGAGTGGCGGCGGCGCTTACGACCGCAACGGCACGCTGATCGGCATCCCGACCATCGCCCCACTCCAGCCGAGCGCGCCCGCGGCGGAGTGCCGCAGCATTCAGGACACCAACCAGGACGGGCGCATCGACCGCACCGACGGCTGCGTGCCGGTCGGCGGGTTCATCAGCGCACTGCGTCCCGCCGGGATGGCGCGCGGCATGATCCGCGCGGCGGCCCTGGGCATCCGCCAGGGCGAAAACGCCGCGCCAACCACCACGCAGGCCAGCGACGCCCAGCCGAGCTTCAGCCGCCTGTTCTTCTCCACGCGCGTCAACGAGGCCGACCAGCCCGCCAACGTGGTTAGCAGCGTGCCGTCCGGCACGACCAGCCTGTACCTGTTCTTCGACTATGACAACATGACCGATGGCACCGTCTACGAGCTGCGCGTGACCATCGACGAGAACACCAGCGACACGTACAGCCTGCCCGCGACCACGTGGAGCGGCGGCGGCACCGGGCTGTGGTACATCGGCAGCGCCAGCATGTCCTGGCCCAACGGTGTCTACTTCTTCCGCCTGTTCATTGAGGGGCGCGAGGCCGCCAGCCAGAGCATCACCGTGGGCGGCAGCGCGCAGGAAAACCCCGCCTTTTCCGACCTCGTCTTCGGACTGCCCAACACCGATCAGAGCGCATTGGAAGGCACCAACTACGTCCTGCCCGAAGGCAGCGCCGTACAGGCCCGCTTCAACTACCGCAGCATGCAGCCCGGCACGGCCTGGACCTACCGCTGGTTCTACGGGCGGCAAGAGATCGCACGCGGCGACGAAAGCTGGGACGGCGACGTGCAGGGCACGCGCATCATCACTGCCGCTGCCGATTTCATCCCCGGCCAGTATCGCCTGGAGCTGTACCTCAACAACACGCTGAGCGCCACGGCGGACTTCGTGATCGCGGGCGGCGCGTCGGGCACGTCCACGACGATCTTCGACGACTTCCGGTTCTCGACCGAAAACGCGCTCAGCACCGACGCCGCAATCGTGGCGCGCACCGAGTTCCAGTCCGGGATCAGCGCGCTCTACGCGTTCTTTGACTGGCACCTGATGGCCCCCGGCACGCTGTGGACGCGGCGCTGGACGGTGGACAGCGAGGTCATGTACGAGGTCACCGAGCCGTGGACCGCGCCATCGGACGGGGAGAATTTCTTCGTCAGCCTGACCAGCGACACCACCCTGCCGGACGCGACCTATGGGCTGGAAATCTGGATCGCCAACGTGCAGTTGCTGACCGTAACGGCGCGCGTCGGTCTGGGCCAGCTCCCGGTCGATACGTTCGCCAGCGCCGAGGGCGTGCAGATGAGCGGGCACATTTACGACGCCGAAACCGGCCAGGGCGTCCCCGGTGCCATGTTCATCGTGCTCGAACCGGAATTCAGCGTCGAAGACTTCACCTGGGACCAGACCCAGGTGCTCGGCAGCTCGATGGCCGACAGCGAGGGCCGCTTCCAGATCCCCGTGCTGCTGCCGCGCGGCACCGAGGACGAGCCGGTGCTGTACAGCGTGCTGGTCCAGGCCGAAGGCTACCTGCCGGTCAGCGCGGACGGTATCGAGGTCAACGACACCACGCCCAGCCCGGTCGATCTCACTATCCGGCTGACGCGGCGCTAG
- a CDS encoding PrsW family glutamic-type intramembrane protease: protein MSFEPILLAPEEEVIEAYPYRRVWPTTWLEVGVLTVVVAAIVVLTDFVGVLPATYTAPLPKMGLALLPLAAWLGISYRAEHTAPEPRFGLLRLLILGGLIANGVAIPLEEQLFLPDRWLLATGFFGRALGYTFTIGFTAAFLKYAVMRYTLWPQHFQQRLDGVAYGLAVSIGFATAYNVHVALNADMTLYATALRVASNTFQHMALGVILGYFLSELRLGRPPVFWIPGGLFLTALFGGFYYAFHALAVVSGLNAAPFRGLLLAVGVIGAVLLSMAFLIESADTRMEALTGRRQLI from the coding sequence TTGTCGTTCGAGCCGATTTTGCTCGCGCCGGAAGAAGAGGTCATCGAGGCGTACCCTTACCGGCGCGTCTGGCCGACCACCTGGCTGGAGGTCGGCGTGCTGACGGTGGTCGTGGCGGCCATTGTCGTGCTGACCGATTTCGTCGGCGTGCTGCCCGCCACCTATACCGCGCCGCTGCCCAAAATGGGCCTGGCGCTGCTGCCGCTGGCGGCCTGGCTGGGCATCTCGTACCGCGCCGAGCACACCGCGCCGGAGCCGCGCTTCGGCCTGCTGCGCCTGCTGATTCTGGGCGGTCTGATAGCGAACGGCGTCGCCATCCCGCTCGAAGAACAACTATTCCTGCCGGACCGCTGGCTGTTGGCGACCGGCTTCTTCGGGCGCGCGCTGGGCTATACCTTCACCATCGGTTTCACCGCCGCGTTCTTGAAGTATGCCGTCATGCGCTACACCCTCTGGCCGCAGCACTTCCAGCAGCGCCTGGACGGCGTGGCTTACGGGCTGGCCGTGTCGATAGGCTTCGCGACCGCCTACAACGTGCACGTCGCGCTGAACGCCGACATGACACTCTATGCCACGGCGCTGCGCGTCGCCAGCAACACGTTCCAGCACATGGCCCTCGGCGTGATCCTCGGCTACTTCCTGTCCGAGCTGCGCCTGGGCCGCCCGCCCGTGTTCTGGATCCCGGGGGGCCTGTTCCTGACCGCCCTGTTCGGCGGCTTTTACTACGCCTTTCACGCGCTGGCCGTGGTCAGCGGCCTGAACGCCGCGCCCTTCCGGGGTCTGCTGCTGGCGGTCGGCGTGATCGGCGCGGTCCTGCTGAGCATGGCCTTCCTGATTGAAAGCGCCGACACGCGCATGGAAGCGCTCACCGGCAGGAGGCAGCTCATATGA
- a CDS encoding ABC transporter substrate-binding protein, with the protein MDADRVRRRGPLRFGVLGILMVVCCLGVAVAAVFLLRDEPEDAAVSGPSIVYGLTLNPSGFDPHIHSSSELGIPFYSVYDTLVYRHPQTMDFVPGLAAALPTMSEDGLTWTFTLKQNVTFHDGTPFNAEAVGANLDRIMNDEIGSRKARYLLGPYTGYEILDDTTIQINLSEPYAPLLDAFSQVYLGIASPTALQEYTKNTYQWHQVGTGPYKLTEFVPGDHLVLERNEDYTWGPVFYAPPDDGTLARIEFRFYEDPPTRSLALESGAVQVVGELLPTDVDDLAGTNQVRVFRVTVPGTPQQFFLNTSRAPLDDLNVRQALLYATNRTAIIDTVFHGESPVAYGPLASANPFYSADVVEGQYPYDTEYARSLLAGAGFADSDEDGVLDRDGVPLSLRMVFAPWNEMDGVAQLIQNQWADLGIELELVQVANFVELSDYASRGEYDLIALYDFGVDASIMNQYYETVGPSNWSHFSDPEVDEWLAEATRQASPDVRTGLYLSVQQRVMEQAVVLPIREYVDLVGASTRLDGVIFSAQGWWPLLYNFRDSP; encoded by the coding sequence ATGGACGCTGACAGAGTGCGCCGACGCGGACCGCTGCGGTTCGGCGTATTAGGGATTTTGATGGTGGTCTGCTGCCTCGGCGTGGCCGTGGCAGCGGTCTTTTTGCTGCGCGACGAACCGGAAGATGCCGCCGTCAGCGGCCCCAGCATCGTGTATGGCCTGACGCTGAACCCGTCCGGCTTCGACCCGCACATTCATTCCTCGTCGGAACTCGGCATCCCGTTCTATTCGGTCTACGACACGCTGGTGTACCGCCATCCGCAAACGATGGACTTCGTGCCCGGCCTTGCGGCGGCGCTGCCGACCATGTCCGAAGATGGCCTGACGTGGACGTTCACGCTCAAGCAGAACGTCACGTTCCACGACGGGACGCCGTTCAACGCGGAGGCGGTGGGGGCCAACCTCGACCGCATCATGAACGACGAGATCGGCTCGCGCAAGGCGCGCTATCTGCTCGGCCCGTACACCGGCTACGAGATCCTCGACGACACCACCATCCAGATCAACCTGTCGGAGCCGTACGCGCCGCTGCTGGACGCCTTCAGCCAGGTCTACCTGGGCATCGCCAGCCCGACCGCGCTGCAGGAATACACCAAGAACACCTACCAGTGGCATCAGGTCGGCACAGGGCCGTATAAGCTGACCGAGTTCGTGCCGGGCGATCATCTGGTGTTGGAACGCAACGAGGATTACACGTGGGGGCCGGTGTTCTACGCGCCACCCGACGACGGCACGCTGGCGCGCATCGAGTTCCGGTTTTACGAAGATCCGCCAACGCGCAGCCTCGCGCTGGAAAGCGGCGCGGTGCAGGTCGTAGGCGAGCTGCTGCCCACCGACGTGGACGATCTGGCGGGCACCAATCAGGTGCGTGTGTTCCGCGTGACGGTGCCGGGCACGCCGCAGCAGTTTTTCCTGAACACGTCGCGCGCGCCGCTGGACGATCTCAACGTGCGGCAGGCGCTGCTCTACGCCACGAACCGCACGGCGATCATCGACACGGTGTTTCACGGCGAGTCGCCCGTGGCCTACGGGCCGCTGGCCTCGGCCAACCCGTTCTACAGCGCGGACGTGGTGGAGGGGCAGTATCCGTACGACACCGAGTACGCGCGCTCGCTGCTGGCCGGCGCGGGCTTCGCGGACTCCGACGAGGACGGCGTGCTCGACCGGGACGGTGTGCCGCTGTCGCTGCGCATGGTCTTCGCGCCGTGGAACGAGATGGACGGCGTCGCACAGCTCATCCAAAATCAGTGGGCGGACCTGGGCATCGAGCTGGAACTGGTGCAGGTCGCCAACTTCGTGGAGCTGAGCGATTACGCCAGCCGGGGCGAGTATGACCTGATCGCGCTGTATGACTTCGGCGTGGACGCGAGCATCATGAACCAGTATTACGAGACGGTCGGACCGAGCAACTGGTCGCACTTCAGCGATCCGGAGGTGGACGAGTGGCTGGCGGAGGCGACGCGGCAGGCGTCGCCGGACGTGCGCACCGGGCTGTACCTGTCCGTGCAGCAGCGCGTCATGGAGCAGGCGGTTGTGCTGCCGATCCGCGAGTACGTCGATCTGGTGGGCGCTTCGACGCGGCTGGACGGCGTGATCTTCAGCGCGCAGGGCTGGTGGCCGCTGCTGTATAACTTTAGGGATAGTCCTTAG
- a CDS encoding ABC transporter permease, giving the protein MIVYLVQRIGAALVVAWLAVSLAFVALRLAPGDALDATMARGGVDPSAIQAERARLGLDDPLWQQYAAYLGRLARGDLGESLVSQQPVAEMIAQNAGPTLALALGALLVAVALGVGLGVLASAAPWGGGRAAADAVIALMLSTPAYWTATLAIYLLTVAVPVFPGVGGMGPQAVILPVLVLGFHTAGGIARVTAENVRAEIGQDFIRTARAKGLPEADVLDHTLRVALLPVVAVIALQLGFLLGGTVITETIFVRRGLGRVLLLAVDNRDYPVIQGLVIVSALVYTGLNAAADVVFRLADPRVRIER; this is encoded by the coding sequence ATGATCGTTTATCTTGTGCAGCGGATTGGGGCTGCGTTAGTCGTCGCCTGGCTGGCGGTGAGCCTGGCGTTCGTGGCGCTGCGCCTCGCGCCCGGCGACGCGCTTGACGCGACAATGGCGCGCGGCGGCGTGGACCCGTCCGCGATCCAGGCGGAACGCGCGCGGCTGGGTCTGGACGATCCGCTGTGGCAGCAGTACGCCGCGTATCTGGGCAGGCTCGCGCGCGGCGACCTGGGCGAGTCGCTGGTATCGCAGCAGCCGGTCGCGGAGATGATCGCGCAGAACGCCGGGCCGACTCTCGCCCTGGCACTGGGCGCGCTGCTGGTCGCGGTGGCGCTGGGCGTCGGATTGGGCGTGCTTGCGTCCGCCGCGCCGTGGGGGGGCGGACGCGCCGCCGCCGACGCGGTGATCGCGCTGATGCTGTCCACGCCCGCCTACTGGACCGCGACGCTCGCTATCTACCTGCTGACGGTGGCCGTGCCAGTGTTTCCGGGCGTGGGCGGGATGGGACCGCAGGCGGTGATCCTGCCGGTGCTGGTGCTGGGCTTCCACACCGCTGGGGGCATCGCGCGGGTCACGGCGGAAAACGTACGCGCGGAGATCGGGCAGGACTTCATCCGCACGGCGCGCGCCAAGGGTCTGCCGGAAGCGGACGTGCTGGATCATACATTGCGCGTGGCGCTGCTGCCGGTCGTCGCGGTGATCGCACTGCAGCTCGGCTTTCTGCTGGGCGGCACGGTAATCACGGAGACGATCTTCGTGCGGCGCGGGCTGGGGCGTGTGCTGCTGCTGGCGGTCGATAACCGCGACTATCCGGTGATCCAGGGGCTGGTGATCGTCTCGGCGCTGGTGTATACCGGGCTGAACGCGGCGGCGGACGTTGTGTTCCGGCTGGCCGATCCGCGCGTGAGGATCGAGCGGTGA